One window of the Bacillota bacterium genome contains the following:
- the mqnE gene encoding aminofutalosine synthase MqnE, which translates to MGYSREILWEKGEEKNGEIDRNAILDSILQGPLGDLAEKVLAGYRLDRADGIRLGESGDLLTVGFLADYARRRKVGDEVYFINNVHLNHTNICRNLCLFCAFGRTADAPGAYTLTLEEIAAKMEQARAYHPVEVHIVGGLNPALPFTYYEEMLTVVRKILPEAHIQAFDAVEIAFLSEISGLGIEDVLLRLRETGLGSLPGGGAEIFNPAVRRLICPRKISGEHWLEVHRCAHRLGFHTNATMLYGHIESIADRVDHLLRLRELQDETGGFLAFIPLPFHPENTAFSHLSRTSGYDDLKTFALARLLLDNFFAIKAFWIMLTPKLAQITLSFGANDLDGTVREERIAHDAGADTPQYQPAETFLAMIREAGRIPVERDTLYNAIRRYD; encoded by the coding sequence ATGGGTTATTCCCGGGAAATTTTATGGGAAAAAGGGGAGGAAAAAAACGGGGAGATTGACAGAAACGCAATTCTCGATTCGATTTTGCAGGGGCCGCTGGGAGATCTTGCGGAAAAAGTCCTGGCGGGGTACCGCCTCGACCGGGCGGACGGGATTCGCCTGGGAGAGTCCGGCGACCTCTTGACCGTCGGCTTTTTAGCAGATTACGCCAGGCGCCGCAAGGTGGGGGATGAGGTTTATTTTATCAACAACGTTCACCTCAATCACACCAATATCTGCCGCAACCTTTGCCTTTTCTGCGCCTTCGGCCGGACGGCGGATGCCCCGGGGGCCTATACCTTGACCCTTGAGGAGATTGCCGCCAAAATGGAACAGGCCAGGGCCTACCATCCGGTGGAGGTCCACATTGTGGGCGGCTTAAACCCCGCTTTGCCTTTTACTTACTACGAGGAAATGCTGACCGTCGTCAGGAAAATCCTGCCGGAGGCCCACATCCAGGCATTTGATGCTGTCGAGATCGCTTTCTTGAGCGAGATTTCCGGCCTGGGGATAGAGGATGTTTTACTCCGTTTGAGGGAGACCGGCCTGGGCTCCCTCCCCGGCGGGGGTGCGGAGATTTTTAATCCTGCCGTCCGCCGGCTGATCTGTCCTCGAAAGATCAGCGGGGAGCACTGGCTTGAGGTGCACAGGTGCGCCCACCGCCTCGGTTTCCATACAAACGCCACCATGCTTTACGGCCACATCGAAAGTATTGCGGACAGGGTGGACCATTTGCTCCGGCTCCGGGAACTGCAGGATGAGACGGGAGGTTTCCTGGCCTTTATTCCTCTTCCCTTCCACCCTGAAAACACTGCTTTTTCCCACTTGTCAAGGACCTCCGGTTACGATGATTTAAAAACCTTCGCCCTCGCTCGCCTCCTTCTCGACAATTTTTTCGCCATTAAAGCCTTTTGGATTATGCTTACTCCCAAGCTCGCCCAGATCACTCTGAGCTTCGGGGCGAACGATCTGGACGGGACGGTAAGAGAAGAGCGGATCGCGCATGACGCCGGGGCGGATACCCCTCAGTACCAGCCCGCGGAAACCTTCCTCGCGATGATCCGGGAAGCGGGGCGGATCCCTGTAGAACGGGACACCCTTTACAATGCGATCAGGCGCTACGACTAG